In Schlegelella aquatica, one DNA window encodes the following:
- a CDS encoding copper chaperone PCu(A)C, protein MNSSFIRPFRTLAVVLVALLATHSMAHSYRAGDIEVGHPWARPTVPGQRAGGAFLSLTNRGTSPDKLLSAASPVAASVELHTMTLEGNVMRMREVGAIDIPAGQNVKLQPGGLHIMFMGLKAPLKLGESVPMTLRFEKAGEVTVEVKVEMPQAENGAPAPGAHGDHKHQ, encoded by the coding sequence ATGAATTCTTCGTTCATCCGCCCCTTCCGCACCCTCGCCGTTGTCCTGGTCGCACTGCTCGCGACCCATTCGATGGCGCACAGCTACCGCGCCGGAGACATCGAGGTGGGCCACCCTTGGGCACGGCCGACGGTGCCCGGCCAGCGCGCCGGCGGCGCTTTCCTCAGCCTCACGAATCGCGGCACCAGCCCCGACAAACTGCTTTCCGCCGCTTCACCGGTCGCAGCGTCCGTCGAGCTGCACACGATGACGCTGGAAGGCAACGTGATGCGGATGCGCGAGGTGGGCGCCATCGACATCCCGGCGGGCCAGAACGTGAAGCTGCAGCCCGGTGGCCTGCACATCATGTTCATGGGCCTCAAAGCGCCTCTCAAGCTGGGCGAGAGCGTGCCGATGACGCTTCGCTTCGAGAAAGCAGGCGAGGTGACCGTGGAGGTCAAAGTGGAAATGCCCCAAGCCGAAAACGGTGCACCGGCGCCTGGCGCGCACGGCGATCACAAGCACCAATGA
- a CDS encoding aspartate kinase: protein MALIVHKYGGTSMGSTERIRNVAKRVAKWHRAGHQMVVVPSAMSGETNRLLALAKELAPATHTTEYARELDMIAATGEQVSVGLLSIALQAEGLQAVSYAGWQVPIKTDSAYTKARIESIDDARVRADLAAGKIVIITGFQGVDAQGNITTLGRGGSDTSAVAVAAAMKADECLIYTDVDGVYTTDPRIVPEARRLHTISFEEMLEMASLGSKVLQIRSVEFAGKYRVPLRVLSSFTPWDIPIEEEAKSGTLITFEEDEKMEKAVVSGIAFNRDEAKITVMGVPDKPGIAYQILGAVADANIDVDVILQNVSHEGKTDFSFTVHRNDYAKTIDLLNSKVVPALGAEKVVGDPKICKVSIVGIGMRSHVGVAATMFRALSEEGINIQMITTSEIKTSVVIDEKYMELAVRALHKAFDLDQDAA, encoded by the coding sequence ATGGCATTGATCGTTCACAAATACGGCGGCACGTCGATGGGCTCGACCGAGCGCATCCGCAACGTTGCCAAGCGGGTCGCCAAGTGGCACCGTGCCGGCCACCAGATGGTCGTGGTGCCCTCGGCCATGAGCGGCGAGACCAACCGGCTGCTGGCGTTGGCCAAAGAGCTGGCACCCGCCACGCACACCACCGAGTACGCCCGCGAGCTGGACATGATCGCCGCCACCGGCGAGCAGGTGTCCGTGGGCCTGCTGTCGATCGCCTTGCAGGCCGAGGGCCTGCAGGCGGTGAGCTATGCCGGCTGGCAGGTGCCGATCAAGACCGACTCCGCCTACACCAAGGCGCGCATCGAGAGCATCGACGACGCGCGGGTGCGCGCAGACCTGGCCGCGGGCAAGATCGTCATCATCACAGGCTTCCAGGGCGTGGATGCGCAGGGCAACATCACCACGCTGGGACGCGGCGGCTCCGACACTTCCGCGGTGGCCGTCGCCGCGGCGATGAAGGCCGACGAATGCCTCATCTACACCGACGTGGACGGGGTCTACACGACCGACCCGCGCATCGTGCCCGAGGCGCGCCGCTTGCACACGATCAGCTTCGAAGAGATGCTGGAGATGGCGAGCCTGGGCTCGAAGGTGCTGCAGATCCGCTCGGTCGAGTTCGCGGGCAAGTACCGCGTGCCGTTGCGCGTGCTGTCCAGCTTCACGCCCTGGGACATCCCGATCGAGGAAGAGGCCAAGTCGGGCACCCTGATCACCTTTGAGGAAGACGAGAAAATGGAAAAAGCCGTTGTGTCGGGCATCGCCTTCAACCGCGACGAAGCCAAGATCACCGTCATGGGCGTGCCGGACAAGCCCGGCATTGCGTACCAGATCCTCGGCGCCGTGGCGGATGCGAACATCGACGTGGACGTGATCCTGCAGAACGTCTCGCACGAGGGCAAGACCGACTTCTCGTTCACCGTCCACCGCAACGACTACGCCAAGACCATCGACCTGCTCAACAGCAAGGTGGTCCCGGCGCTCGGCGCCGAGAAGGTCGTGGGCGATCCCAAGATCTGCAAGGTCTCGATCGTCGGCATCGGCATGCGATCGCACGTGGGCGTGGCCGCCACGATGTTCCGTGCGTTGAGCGAAGAGGGCATCAACATCCAGATGATCACCACCAGCGAGATCAAGACGAGCGTGGTGATCGACGAGAAGTACATGGAGCTGGCGGTGCGCGCGCTGCACAAGGCCTTCGACCTCGACCAGGACGCCGCCTGA
- a CDS encoding H-NS histone family protein, giving the protein MPTYQELLAQKAELEKQIEAARKQELADAIAKIKSLMAQYGITLADLGGKAPAKPASTKGSKVPPKYRNPATGETWTGRGRQPKWVEQALASGKKLEDLAV; this is encoded by the coding sequence ATGCCCACCTACCAGGAACTCCTCGCCCAGAAGGCCGAACTCGAAAAGCAAATCGAAGCGGCCCGCAAACAGGAATTGGCCGACGCGATCGCGAAGATCAAGTCTCTGATGGCGCAATACGGCATCACGCTTGCCGACCTCGGCGGCAAGGCCCCGGCCAAGCCCGCGTCCACCAAAGGAAGCAAGGTGCCCCCCAAGTACCGCAACCCCGCCACCGGTGAAACCTGGACGGGCCGCGGCCGTCAACCCAAGTGGGTCGAACAGGCCCTCGCCTCGGGCAAGAAGCTCGAGGATCTCGCCGTCTGA
- a CDS encoding Fe(3+) ABC transporter substrate-binding protein has translation MFQRIVAPLTIVAAVLAAAPVAAQDNKVLNLYSARHYQTDEALYDNFTKATGIKINRVDADDAGILARLKSEGAASPADVVLLVDAARLWRAEQDGLFQPVKSKLLEDRIPATLRGDDKGQGSQWFGLSTRARVIVYNKAKIKRDDVDTYEELADPKNKGKVCTRSGSHPYNLSLIGSLMEHLGPEKTEAWARGVVANMAREPKGGDTDQIKAVASGECGVAISNSYYVARLMRSNKPEDREVMEKVAVVFPNQQSWGTHVNIAGGAVARHAKNREAAVKFLEYLASDQAQVYFANGNNEYPVVRTVKAPNPALESLGEFKTELIPISVVGANQAKVQQILDRVGFK, from the coding sequence ATGTTCCAACGTATCGTTGCCCCGTTGACCATCGTGGCCGCCGTCCTCGCCGCGGCCCCTGTGGCGGCCCAAGACAACAAGGTCCTCAACCTCTATTCGGCCCGCCACTATCAAACCGACGAAGCCCTGTACGACAACTTCACCAAGGCCACCGGCATCAAGATCAACCGCGTGGACGCCGACGACGCGGGCATCCTCGCTCGCCTCAAGAGCGAGGGCGCAGCGAGCCCGGCCGATGTCGTGTTGCTCGTCGATGCCGCGCGGCTCTGGCGCGCCGAGCAGGACGGCCTCTTCCAGCCGGTCAAGTCCAAGCTGCTGGAAGACCGCATCCCGGCCACCCTGCGCGGCGACGACAAGGGCCAGGGCTCCCAGTGGTTCGGTCTCTCGACACGCGCGCGCGTCATCGTCTACAACAAAGCCAAGATCAAGCGCGACGACGTCGACACCTACGAGGAACTGGCCGACCCGAAGAACAAGGGCAAGGTCTGCACCCGCTCGGGTTCCCACCCGTACAACCTCTCCCTCATCGGTTCGCTGATGGAGCACCTCGGCCCCGAGAAGACCGAAGCCTGGGCCCGCGGCGTCGTGGCCAACATGGCGCGTGAACCGAAGGGCGGTGACACCGACCAGATCAAGGCCGTGGCCAGCGGGGAATGCGGCGTCGCCATCTCCAACAGCTATTACGTCGCCCGGCTGATGCGCTCGAACAAGCCCGAGGATCGAGAGGTGATGGAGAAGGTCGCCGTCGTCTTCCCCAACCAGCAGAGCTGGGGCACCCACGTCAATATCGCGGGCGGCGCGGTCGCGCGGCACGCCAAGAATCGCGAAGCGGCGGTCAAGTTCCTGGAATATCTCGCCAGCGACCAGGCCCAGGTGTACTTCGCCAACGGTAACAACGAATACCCCGTCGTGAGGACGGTCAAGGCGCCCAATCCGGCGCTGGAGAGCCTGGGAGAATTCAAGACCGAACTGATCCCGATCTCGGTGGTCGGCGCCAACCAGGCCAAGGTCCAGCAAATCCTCGACCGGGTCGGCTTCAAGTAA
- a CDS encoding acetyl-CoA carboxylase carboxyltransferase subunit alpha, which yields MSKKHFLEFEQPIAELETKIDELRYVQNESAVDISEEIDRLSKKSLQLTKEIYAKLTPWQVTQIARHPQRPYTLDYVNEIFTDFQELHGDRHFADDQSIVGGLARFNGQACMVIGHQKGRDTKERAMRNFGMSRPEGYRKALRLMKLAEKFGLPVFTFVDTPGAYPGIGAEERGQSEAIGRNIFEMAQLEVPIIATIIGEGGSGGALAIAVADQVLMLQYSVYSVISPEGCASILWKTADRASEAAEALGITAHRLKALGLIDKIVNEPVGGAHRDPKQMAAYLKRALSDSLRQVADLRTKELLQRRYERLQSYGRFTDTKEH from the coding sequence ATGAGCAAGAAACACTTCCTCGAGTTCGAGCAACCGATCGCCGAACTCGAAACCAAGATCGACGAACTGCGTTACGTGCAGAACGAGTCGGCAGTCGACATCTCCGAAGAGATCGACAGGCTCAGCAAGAAGAGCCTGCAGCTCACGAAGGAGATCTACGCCAAGCTCACGCCCTGGCAAGTCACGCAGATCGCGCGACACCCCCAGCGGCCCTACACCCTGGACTACGTCAACGAGATCTTCACGGACTTCCAGGAGTTGCACGGGGATCGCCATTTCGCCGACGACCAATCCATCGTCGGAGGTCTGGCCCGCTTCAACGGGCAGGCCTGCATGGTCATCGGCCACCAGAAGGGCCGCGACACGAAGGAACGCGCGATGCGCAACTTCGGCATGTCGCGCCCCGAGGGCTACCGCAAGGCGCTGCGCCTCATGAAGCTGGCCGAGAAGTTCGGCCTGCCGGTGTTCACCTTCGTGGACACGCCCGGCGCCTATCCAGGCATCGGCGCGGAGGAGCGGGGTCAGTCGGAAGCGATCGGCCGCAACATCTTCGAGATGGCGCAACTCGAAGTCCCGATCATCGCGACCATCATCGGCGAGGGCGGCTCTGGCGGCGCGCTGGCGATCGCCGTGGCGGACCAGGTGCTCATGTTGCAGTACTCGGTCTATTCGGTCATTTCTCCCGAAGGCTGCGCGTCCATCCTCTGGAAGACGGCCGACCGCGCGAGCGAGGCGGCCGAGGCATTGGGCATCACCGCGCACCGCCTCAAGGCGCTTGGTCTGATCGACAAGATTGTCAACGAGCCCGTCGGTGGCGCGCATCGCGATCCCAAGCAGATGGCAGCCTACCTCAAGCGCGCACTGAGCGATTCGCTTCGCCAGGTGGCCGACTTGCGCACCAAGGAGCTGCTGCAGCGCCGCTACGAGCGGCTGCAGAGCTACGGGCGCTTCACCGACACCAAAGAGCACTGA
- a CDS encoding VOC family protein: MSNETPFIWHELVTPDQPTSGSFFRELFGWTSREVDAGPFGVYTLFQSDGRDVAGMMNPTPDTSGSGSYWHSYIAVDDVDECARRAQALGGRTLVAPHDVPAFGRVCAVADPTGAVAHLVQPRPAEARD, from the coding sequence ATGTCGAACGAGACGCCCTTCATATGGCATGAGTTGGTCACTCCCGATCAGCCGACGAGCGGAAGCTTCTTTCGCGAGTTGTTCGGTTGGACCTCCAGGGAAGTAGACGCAGGGCCCTTCGGCGTCTACACGCTGTTCCAGAGCGATGGTCGGGATGTCGCAGGGATGATGAACCCGACGCCTGACACCTCGGGTTCCGGCTCCTATTGGCACTCCTACATTGCCGTGGACGATGTCGACGAATGTGCTCGACGTGCCCAGGCATTGGGTGGGAGGACGCTGGTAGCTCCGCATGACGTACCAGCGTTTGGTCGTGTGTGCGCCGTCGCCGATCCGACCGGTGCGGTTGCGCACCTGGTGCAGCCCCGGCCTGCTGAGGCGCGAGACTGA
- a CDS encoding DNA-3-methyladenine glycosylase family protein, protein MRKGVTPEYWDEACRHLVKRDRVMRKLIPQFGEARLQSRGDAFTTLARSIVGQQISVKAAQSVWDRFAALLPGPSTRISPAQVLDLPLEALRAAGLSARKVEYLRDLASHFASGAVHVRQWSSMDDEQIIEELVAIRGIGRWTAEMFLIFHLMRPNVLPLDDLGLLRGISLNYFSGEPVSRAEAREVGEAWAPFRSVATWYIWRSLDPLPVEY, encoded by the coding sequence ATGCGCAAGGGCGTCACTCCGGAGTATTGGGACGAGGCCTGCAGGCACTTGGTCAAGCGCGACCGGGTGATGCGCAAGCTCATCCCCCAGTTTGGCGAGGCACGGCTGCAAAGCCGCGGCGACGCGTTCACGACGCTGGCCCGCTCCATCGTCGGTCAGCAGATCTCCGTCAAGGCCGCGCAGTCCGTGTGGGACCGCTTCGCCGCGCTCCTGCCCGGGCCGTCGACGCGCATTTCGCCGGCCCAGGTGCTCGATCTGCCGCTGGAGGCCCTGAGGGCTGCAGGGCTGTCCGCGCGCAAGGTGGAGTACCTGCGCGACCTGGCTTCGCACTTCGCCAGCGGGGCGGTCCACGTGCGCCAGTGGTCCTCGATGGACGACGAGCAGATCATCGAGGAGCTGGTCGCGATCCGCGGCATCGGCCGCTGGACGGCGGAGATGTTCCTGATCTTCCATCTGATGCGGCCGAACGTGCTGCCGCTGGACGATCTGGGCCTGCTGCGCGGTATCAGCCTGAACTACTTCAGCGGCGAGCCCGTCTCGCGGGCCGAAGCCCGGGAGGTGGGCGAGGCCTGGGCCCCGTTTCGCTCGGTGGCCACATGGTACATTTGGCGCAGCCTCGACCCACTGCCGGTGGAATATTGA
- a CDS encoding oxidative damage protection protein, with product MPRTVQCVYLKKEAEGLDFPPYPGELGKRIYENVSKEAWQTWLRHQTMLVNENRLNLADARARQYLARQMERFFFGEGADQPAGYVPPSN from the coding sequence ATGCCCCGCACCGTCCAATGTGTCTACCTCAAAAAGGAAGCCGAGGGGCTCGACTTCCCGCCGTATCCCGGCGAACTGGGCAAGCGCATCTACGAGAACGTCAGCAAGGAGGCCTGGCAGACCTGGCTGCGCCACCAGACCATGCTGGTCAACGAGAACCGCCTGAACCTCGCCGATGCCCGCGCCCGTCAGTACCTTGCTCGCCAGATGGAGCGCTTCTTCTTCGGCGAAGGGGCCGACCAACCCGCCGGTTACGTGCCGCCGTCCAACTGA
- the tilS gene encoding tRNA lysidine(34) synthetase TilS produces the protein MSSPVAAPATVAVAYSGGRDSTALLHATVRVAREQGYQVVALHVHHGLQPAADEWLSHCEETCRRWRQRGGPITFAHERLPLNLGPGQSVEAEARRARYEALARMAKAHGASVVMLAHHRGDQAETFLLQALRGAGVAGLAAMPREVDREGVRWLRPWLDRPRSQIEAYVRLHGLSYIDDTSNADPRYARNRLRLHAWPALAASFPQAEQGLARAAAWCAEAAECAQALAALDLQAVSGAEGLSRSALVALGPARARNALRAWYRQATGVPLPAQALDRLWHESGEGVSARVWTLPAAVVRLYRDRWSLEPLHEGASAAASGSDRALEPAAGLPMQVPLAAQGSVDLPQWVARLTVSTPRDEGDKALSVPRELLETVELRPRQGGETFQLGPGRPPRSLKKQYQAAGVPAWARRAPLVYAGDLLVFVPGLGVDARAAALPGPHRLCIAWEPFGQD, from the coding sequence ATGTCGTCCCCGGTCGCCGCGCCCGCTACGGTCGCGGTGGCCTACAGCGGCGGCCGCGACTCGACCGCCTTGCTGCATGCCACCGTGAGGGTGGCCCGCGAGCAGGGCTACCAGGTGGTGGCGCTTCATGTGCACCACGGGCTGCAGCCCGCAGCGGACGAGTGGCTTTCCCACTGTGAGGAGACCTGCCGGCGCTGGCGCCAGCGCGGCGGGCCGATCACGTTCGCGCATGAGCGTCTGCCGCTGAACCTCGGCCCAGGCCAGAGTGTGGAGGCCGAGGCCCGGCGCGCGCGCTACGAGGCGCTGGCTCGCATGGCGAAGGCGCACGGGGCGAGTGTGGTGATGCTGGCCCACCATCGAGGCGATCAGGCCGAGACCTTCCTCCTGCAGGCTTTGCGCGGAGCAGGGGTGGCTGGATTGGCGGCCATGCCGCGTGAGGTCGATCGCGAGGGGGTGCGGTGGTTGAGGCCGTGGCTGGATCGGCCCCGCTCGCAGATCGAGGCGTACGTGCGGCTGCACGGCTTGAGCTACATCGACGACACGAGCAACGCCGACCCTCGCTATGCCCGCAACCGGCTGCGCCTGCACGCCTGGCCGGCGCTGGCCGCCTCGTTTCCTCAGGCGGAGCAGGGCCTGGCCCGCGCCGCCGCCTGGTGCGCCGAGGCCGCCGAATGCGCGCAGGCGCTGGCGGCCTTGGATCTGCAAGCCGTTTCGGGGGCGGAAGGTCTGTCGCGCTCGGCATTGGTCGCGCTCGGGCCGGCGCGCGCGCGCAACGCCTTGCGCGCTTGGTACCGGCAGGCCACAGGTGTGCCGCTTCCTGCGCAGGCGTTGGATCGTCTCTGGCACGAGTCGGGCGAGGGAGTGTCCGCGCGCGTCTGGACGCTCCCCGCCGCCGTGGTCCGGCTCTATCGCGACAGGTGGTCGCTGGAGCCCCTTCACGAGGGTGCTTCTGCCGCGGCGAGTGGGAGCGACCGTGCGCTGGAACCGGCAGCGGGGCTGCCGATGCAGGTCCCCTTGGCGGCGCAGGGCAGTGTGGACTTACCGCAGTGGGTGGCGCGGCTGACGGTCAGCACGCCGCGCGACGAGGGGGACAAGGCCCTCAGCGTGCCGCGCGAGCTGCTCGAGACCGTGGAGCTTCGGCCCCGGCAAGGCGGCGAGACGTTCCAGCTCGGCCCGGGCCGCCCCCCCCGCAGCTTGAAGAAGCAGTACCAGGCGGCGGGCGTGCCCGCCTGGGCGCGGCGGGCTCCGTTGGTCTATGCCGGCGATCTGCTGGTGTTCGTCCCCGGTCTCGGCGTGGACGCCCGGGCCGCGGCGTTGCCCGGTCCCCACCGGCTGTGCATCGCTTGGGAGCCCTTCGGGCAAGACTAG
- a CDS encoding MBL fold metallo-hydrolase: MTIHIEPFFDSRTSTWSYVVHTNDAPQAVVIDPVLDFDSKSGRVWTESVERLSGYLQSKGLRLEWVLETHAHADHLSAAHWLRERFGARVGIGAEICRVQKVFAGIFNLGPGFATDGRPFDALFHDGQVLEAGPLRIEVLHVPGHTPADVAYRVEDAVFVGDTLFMPDVGTARADFPGGDAHMLYRSIRRLLSLPGETRLFLCHDYPPGERAPCGVTTVAAQRAHNIHVRDGIGEDEFVAMRSARDATLEMPALLLPSIQVNIRAGELPEREPNGRRYLKLPLNAFGAPGWDG, from the coding sequence ATGACGATACACATCGAGCCCTTCTTCGATTCGCGCACCTCGACGTGGAGTTACGTGGTGCACACCAATGATGCGCCGCAGGCGGTCGTGATCGACCCCGTGCTCGATTTCGATTCCAAATCGGGGCGGGTGTGGACGGAGTCGGTGGAGCGGCTGAGCGGCTATCTGCAGTCGAAGGGGCTGCGGCTGGAATGGGTGCTCGAAACCCATGCGCACGCGGATCACCTTTCTGCGGCGCATTGGCTGCGCGAACGGTTTGGTGCACGGGTCGGCATCGGCGCGGAGATTTGCCGGGTGCAGAAGGTATTCGCGGGCATCTTCAACCTGGGGCCCGGCTTTGCCACTGACGGGCGCCCATTCGACGCCTTGTTCCACGACGGCCAGGTGCTGGAAGCAGGACCGCTGCGCATCGAAGTGCTGCATGTGCCCGGTCATACTCCTGCCGATGTGGCCTACCGGGTGGAGGACGCGGTATTCGTCGGCGATACGCTGTTCATGCCGGACGTCGGCACGGCGCGCGCGGATTTTCCCGGGGGTGACGCCCACATGCTGTACCGCTCCATCAGGCGCCTGTTGAGCTTGCCCGGAGAAACCCGCTTGTTTCTGTGCCACGACTACCCGCCGGGCGAGCGCGCGCCTTGCGGCGTCACGACCGTGGCGGCCCAACGTGCGCACAACATCCATGTGCGCGACGGTATCGGCGAGGACGAGTTCGTGGCGATGCGCTCGGCCCGGGATGCCACCCTGGAGATGCCGGCGTTGCTGCTGCCTTCGATCCAAGTGAACATTCGCGCGGGGGAGTTGCCCGAGCGGGAGCCGAACGGCCGCCGCTACCTCAAGTTGCCACTGAATGCCTTCGGCGCACCGGGGTGGGACGGCTGA